A genomic stretch from Telmatocola sphagniphila includes:
- the fabD gene encoding ACP S-malonyltransferase gives MSRTAFLFPGQGAQIVGMGKALVEASSKAKALFEQANSILGFDLLNLCLNGPKERLDATDVSQPAIFVASLAALEHLRESEPNTVSSCETTAGLSLGEYTSLVFAGALSFEDGLRVVKVRGEAMQAAAEATPSGMVSVLGFNVPEVEELVVEARAVGVLQIANYLCPGNTVVSGTREACDKLLQIAEARGARTVPLAVAGAFHTNLMKPADDKLAAALEQVTFLTPRIPIWSNVDGRPHDNPSELKSLLIRQVVSPVMWEDLMRGMISQGINDFVEIGPGRVLAGLLKRVDRKLPCRNISA, from the coding sequence ATGAGCCGCACCGCATTCCTATTCCCCGGGCAAGGCGCCCAGATCGTCGGTATGGGGAAAGCTCTCGTAGAAGCTTCTTCCAAGGCCAAGGCTTTGTTCGAACAGGCTAATTCTATTCTGGGCTTCGATCTTTTGAATCTCTGTTTAAATGGCCCCAAGGAACGCCTGGACGCCACGGATGTGAGCCAACCGGCAATATTCGTTGCCAGCCTGGCGGCTTTAGAACACCTACGTGAATCTGAACCCAACACCGTATCCAGCTGCGAAACGACTGCCGGATTAAGCCTCGGAGAGTACACCTCGCTCGTTTTTGCCGGCGCCTTGAGCTTCGAAGACGGCTTACGCGTTGTGAAAGTTCGAGGCGAGGCAATGCAAGCGGCGGCGGAAGCAACGCCGAGCGGTATGGTGAGCGTCCTGGGCTTTAATGTTCCGGAAGTGGAAGAACTGGTTGTCGAAGCTCGCGCCGTGGGTGTCCTTCAGATTGCCAACTACCTCTGTCCGGGAAACACAGTTGTCTCCGGCACCCGCGAAGCTTGCGACAAACTGCTTCAGATCGCAGAAGCCCGCGGAGCCAGGACAGTTCCTTTGGCGGTGGCCGGGGCATTTCACACAAATTTGATGAAACCGGCAGATGACAAATTGGCGGCCGCTCTGGAACAAGTTACATTTTTAACTCCCAGAATCCCGATTTGGTCAAATGTGGATGGCCGGCCGCACGATAATCCCTCAGAGCTCAAGTCCCTGCTGATTCGTCAGGTCGTCTCCCCGGTAATGTGGGAAGACTTGATGAGAGGAATGATCTCCCAGGGGATTAACGATTTTGTGGAGATTGGTCCGGGTAGAGTGCTTGCCGGCCTGCTAAAACGGGTCGATCGAAAGCTGCCCTGCCGTAACATCAGTGCGTAA
- the plsX gene encoding phosphate acyltransferase PlsX: MLIALDAMGGDHAPAPIVMGAVQAAQELKDLHITLVGDRAQIEPLIPSELRGTQLDIFHCTQVIGMDESPVEGLRKKPDNSISRCWQLLAEKKVEAVVSAGNTGAMVAGGMRLRKYLKGIRRPGIGTIMPTAKGPCMIIDVGANVSPKPSHLLQYGAMGMIYAKYILKRENPTIGLINVGEEQGKGHDLAKDTQNLFKASPLKESFVGNIEGRDIHRGACDVIVTDGFVGNVILKLCEGVFEFIMKLVSKEVVATLPNDKMAAMQALQAMTMKYDYSTFGGAPLLGIDGTCIICHGSSKERAIKNALSVAATQSKVSLNQHIVELLDSLPAPASEEE, from the coding sequence ATGCTTATTGCTCTGGACGCCATGGGTGGCGATCACGCACCAGCCCCCATAGTGATGGGGGCGGTTCAGGCGGCTCAGGAGCTAAAGGACCTGCATATCACCTTGGTTGGTGACCGCGCCCAAATCGAACCTTTAATCCCCTCTGAATTACGCGGCACTCAGCTGGATATTTTCCACTGCACGCAAGTGATCGGCATGGACGAATCTCCAGTCGAAGGGCTTCGCAAAAAACCGGACAACTCAATCTCCCGCTGTTGGCAACTGCTTGCGGAAAAAAAAGTGGAAGCCGTAGTGAGTGCGGGAAATACCGGGGCAATGGTTGCCGGTGGGATGCGTCTGCGTAAGTATCTGAAGGGTATTCGACGTCCCGGGATCGGAACGATTATGCCGACGGCCAAAGGGCCATGCATGATTATAGACGTCGGAGCAAACGTATCTCCCAAGCCCTCCCATCTGCTGCAGTACGGCGCGATGGGTATGATCTACGCCAAATACATTCTGAAGCGGGAAAATCCCACAATCGGCCTGATCAACGTCGGGGAAGAACAGGGAAAAGGCCACGATCTGGCCAAGGATACTCAGAATCTTTTCAAAGCGAGCCCGCTGAAGGAATCGTTCGTCGGAAACATCGAAGGTCGCGACATTCATCGCGGAGCCTGTGATGTGATCGTGACGGATGGCTTTGTGGGTAATGTGATCTTAAAGCTCTGTGAGGGCGTCTTCGAGTTCATCATGAAGCTGGTGAGCAAGGAAGTTGTCGCGACACTGCCCAACGACAAGATGGCGGCCATGCAGGCGCTGCAAGCGATGACGATGAAGTACGATTATTCCACTTTTGGTGGTGCCCCGCTTCTGGGGATTGACGGGACTTGCATCATTTGCCACGGAAGCTCGAAGGAAAGAGCGATTAAAAATGCGCTGAGTGTAGCGGCTACGCAGAGCAAAGTCAGTTTGAATCAACACATTGTAGAACTTCTAGATTCGCTTCCCGCTCCAGCTTCCGAAGAAGAATAA
- the rpmF gene encoding 50S ribosomal protein L32 — protein MAVPKRRTSHARQGKRRSHLHVTAPQTQFCSNCGEAVLPHHLCSACGHYQKREVVVMEQQEAEGK, from the coding sequence ATGGCAGTACCTAAAAGGCGTACTTCCCACGCGCGTCAGGGGAAGCGACGCAGCCATTTACACGTTACGGCTCCACAAACTCAGTTCTGCTCGAACTGCGGAGAAGCCGTTCTGCCTCATCACCTTTGCTCAGCTTGTGGTCATTACCAGAAGCGTGAAGTTGTGGTCATGGAACAGCAGGAAGCCGAAGGAAAATAA